The Sporomusa termitida genome has a window encoding:
- the xerD gene encoding site-specific tyrosine recombinase XerD, with protein sequence MESYVNEFINYLAVERGLAQNTLESYGRDLRQFQTYLQNSQLDFLRNSNRDTILSYLNSLQVKGRAVSTISRNLAAIKSFYQYLVRERHLEKDPAVNLESPKLEKKLPRILSISEVEELLKQPNTFQPTGLRDKAMLELLYATGIRVSELISLNISDVNLDMGYIKCYGKGAKERIVPLGSIAAKCVQEYIGKGRTKLVRTYEESSLFVNHHGNRLTRQGFWKIIKKYAMEARITKEITPHTLRHSFATHLLENGADLRSVQEMLGHADISTTQIYTHVTKNRLKEVYDKTHPRA encoded by the coding sequence ATGGAATCGTATGTTAATGAATTTATTAACTATCTTGCAGTCGAGCGGGGATTAGCTCAAAATACGTTAGAATCCTACGGGCGGGACCTACGTCAATTCCAAACATATTTGCAAAATAGTCAATTAGATTTTTTACGAAATTCTAACCGTGACACCATCCTGAGTTACCTTAACAGTCTCCAGGTAAAGGGGCGGGCTGTTTCAACGATATCGCGTAATCTTGCGGCGATAAAGTCTTTCTATCAATATCTTGTCCGCGAACGCCATCTTGAAAAAGATCCGGCCGTAAACCTGGAATCGCCCAAGCTGGAAAAAAAGCTGCCCCGGATTCTCTCGATCAGCGAAGTTGAAGAATTGTTAAAACAGCCTAATACCTTTCAGCCTACCGGCCTTAGAGACAAAGCTATGCTTGAACTGCTATACGCAACCGGCATCAGGGTATCGGAATTAATATCCCTGAACATTTCTGACGTAAATCTTGATATGGGCTATATTAAGTGCTACGGCAAAGGGGCCAAGGAACGCATTGTGCCCTTAGGCTCAATTGCGGCCAAGTGCGTACAGGAGTATATCGGCAAAGGCCGGACAAAGCTGGTACGTACTTATGAAGAATCATCTTTGTTTGTAAACCACCATGGTAACAGACTGACCCGTCAGGGGTTCTGGAAAATTATTAAAAAATATGCGATGGAAGCACGCATTACCAAAGAAATAACCCCTCACACCCTGCGCCATTCCTTTGCCACCCATCTCCTGGAAAATGGGGCAGATTTACGCTCAGTCCAAGAGATGCTGGGCCATGCCGATATATCGACAACCCAGATTTATACCCATGTAACTAAAAATCGCTTGAAAGAAGTTTATGATAAAACCCATCCCCGTGCATAA
- the spoIIM gene encoding stage II sporulation protein M, producing MLKLLRKNTAIYVRANIVAYFFMILIFVIGIVIGAMAVKTLPDEQKAELVGYLRVFFQGLTDPQTAAGDTQALLAGVLLSNIKVIVIMWLLGFTIVGIPFVLFMVCLRGFVIGFTVGFLVNEYIMKGLLFALVSVLPHNFFAVPALLATGVSATSFSLMLVRRNKNKANLLYNSIAYSLFCLAMLMVMIGAALIEVYVSPVFMKTVAQLIMR from the coding sequence ATGCTAAAACTGCTTCGCAAGAATACTGCCATTTATGTCCGTGCAAATATTGTTGCTTATTTTTTTATGATTCTTATTTTTGTTATCGGGATAGTCATTGGCGCTATGGCCGTAAAAACACTGCCTGATGAACAAAAAGCCGAGCTTGTCGGTTATTTGCGGGTTTTCTTCCAGGGCTTGACTGATCCGCAGACTGCTGCCGGCGATACCCAGGCCCTGTTGGCCGGGGTATTACTCAGTAACATCAAGGTAATCGTTATCATGTGGCTGTTAGGCTTTACTATTGTCGGTATCCCTTTTGTGTTGTTTATGGTTTGCCTGCGGGGCTTTGTTATCGGCTTTACGGTGGGGTTCTTAGTGAATGAGTACATCATGAAAGGGTTGTTATTTGCCCTGGTGTCGGTACTGCCCCATAATTTCTTCGCGGTTCCCGCCCTATTAGCGACCGGGGTGTCAGCAACATCCTTCTCCCTGATGCTGGTAAGACGCAATAAAAATAAGGCTAACTTACTTTATAATTCCATAGCCTATTCCCTGTTTTGCTTAGCCATGCTTATGGTTATGATCGGCGCCGCGCTGATAGAGGTTTATGTTTCACCGGTTTTTATGAAAACAGTAGCCCAGCTTATTATGCGGTAA
- a CDS encoding endonuclease Q family protein, translating into MLKQYFADLHIHVGMSESGKWVKIPTSRQLTVRGILSEATDRKGMNIIGIVDALSPLVLADIKKLTAEGLLVPVPNGGYLYKEKTLLLLGAEIETREEGGGLAHTLVFIPDLPTMAAFSAYMSQFIRNISLSSQNAHMPLQKLIAIAGSFDALIIPAHVFTPHKSVYGACCTRLSQILSEQELSRLAAIELGLSADSDLADRIGELAGYTFITNSDAHSLDKIAREYNIFSLLELSFREVAQALARTAGRQVRANYGLNPRLGKYHRTFCPVCGFIATSGGDGDGTCCPECNSPRLITGVYDRINHIANYLKPQHPLHRPDYFYQVPLEFIPGLGKKIKDRLLAEFKTEMAIVHTAGRAELNQIAGTKITAFIMRARAGTAAIAAGGGGIYGRLAKT; encoded by the coding sequence ATGCTTAAACAGTATTTTGCCGATTTGCATATTCATGTCGGCATGAGCGAAAGCGGTAAGTGGGTTAAAATCCCTACCTCCCGCCAATTAACCGTGCGCGGCATTTTGTCGGAAGCAACCGACCGTAAAGGGATGAATATCATCGGCATTGTTGATGCCCTGTCCCCCCTGGTGCTGGCCGATATAAAAAAACTGACCGCCGAAGGTTTGCTGGTGCCGGTACCAAACGGCGGGTATCTTTATAAAGAGAAAACACTGCTCCTCCTTGGCGCTGAAATCGAAACCAGGGAGGAGGGCGGGGGCTTGGCCCATACACTGGTCTTTATCCCCGACCTGCCGACAATGGCCGCGTTTTCGGCCTATATGAGCCAGTTTATCCGCAATATCAGCCTCAGCTCCCAAAATGCCCATATGCCCCTGCAAAAACTGATTGCTATTGCCGGTAGCTTCGATGCGCTTATTATCCCCGCCCATGTTTTTACGCCGCACAAAAGCGTATATGGTGCCTGCTGTACACGACTGTCGCAAATTTTATCTGAGCAGGAACTTAGCCGGCTGGCCGCGATTGAGCTGGGACTGAGTGCTGACAGCGATTTGGCTGACCGGATTGGCGAACTGGCCGGTTATACCTTTATCACCAATTCCGACGCTCACTCCCTGGATAAAATCGCCCGGGAATATAATATTTTTTCATTGCTGGAACTGTCGTTTCGTGAAGTGGCTCAGGCCTTAGCCCGCACAGCCGGCCGGCAGGTCAGAGCCAACTATGGCCTTAATCCCCGGTTAGGAAAATACCACCGCACTTTTTGCCCGGTCTGTGGTTTTATAGCTACAAGCGGCGGCGACGGCGACGGCACCTGCTGCCCCGAATGTAACAGCCCCCGTCTGATTACCGGCGTATATGACCGTATTAATCATATTGCCAATTACCTGAAACCGCAGCATCCTTTACACCGGCCGGACTATTTCTATCAGGTGCCGCTGGAGTTTATTCCCGGCCTGGGCAAAAAAATTAAAGACCGGCTGCTGGCTGAGTTTAAGACCGAAATGGCGATTGTCCATACGGCCGGCCGGGCCGAATTAAATCAGATAGCCGGTACAAAAATAACGGCTTTTATTATGCGGGCCCGGGCCGGAACAGCGGCTATTGCCGCCGGCGGCGGCGGCATCTACGGCCGACTGGCTAAAACCTAA
- a CDS encoding NUDIX hydrolase produces MPHTETEFQEQLITSTRLFEGKVINLRRDEVLLPNGKGGTREVVEHPGAVAVIALTADGKVILVRQYRHPVQQVMLEVPAGKLDPGETPAACALRELAEETGFAANKLRKLTSMYTTPGFSNEIIHIFLAEDLVESAQEPDEDEFINSEKYTPHQIAGMVARGEICDAKSLVALYLAGIPVHA; encoded by the coding sequence ATGCCACACACGGAAACAGAGTTTCAGGAACAATTGATAACCTCAACGCGTTTATTCGAGGGAAAAGTGATAAACCTACGCCGCGATGAGGTCCTGCTGCCAAATGGCAAGGGCGGAACCAGAGAGGTCGTTGAACATCCGGGTGCAGTGGCGGTAATCGCGCTGACTGCCGATGGTAAAGTCATCCTCGTCCGGCAATACAGGCATCCTGTGCAGCAGGTAATGCTGGAGGTACCTGCCGGCAAGCTTGATCCCGGTGAGACACCGGCAGCCTGTGCCCTTAGAGAACTGGCGGAAGAAACCGGCTTTGCCGCCAATAAACTGCGCAAATTAACCTCAATGTATACAACACCGGGCTTTTCCAATGAGATCATCCATATCTTTCTCGCTGAGGATTTGGTTGAATCAGCCCAGGAACCGGATGAAGATGAGTTTATTAACAGTGAAAAATATACCCCGCACCAGATTGCCGGGATGGTTGCCAGGGGAGAAATCTGTGATGCCAAGAGTTTAGTTGCCTTATATCTGGCGGGAATACCGGTACATGCTTAA
- the buk gene encoding butyrate kinase, translating into MLEQYKILAINPGSTSTKIAVYSNQQKEFEQIIRHSREELEKFEQIYDQYDYRRQLVEAALAAHNIRLCDLAAVVGRGGPLKPMASGTYRVNETMAADLKVGVQTEHASNLGGLLARGLAGQAGIPAFIVDPVSVDELEPVARITGLPEISRRSLFHALNLKAVAHRVAGDLGKTYDALTLILVHLGGGISVGIQQNGRMIDVTNPNDAGPFSPERAGGLPSHALVNMCFTGDYTLAAIKKKLIGQAGLVAHLGTNDGREIEDRIMDGDTKAALIYEAMAYQIAKEIGAMATVVRGRLDAIVLTGGLAHSRLLTNMICERVAFISQVLLYPGEDECAALAAGALRILRGEEEAKIYE; encoded by the coding sequence ATGCTGGAGCAGTATAAAATATTGGCAATTAATCCCGGTTCAACTTCAACGAAAATAGCTGTATACAGTAATCAGCAAAAAGAGTTTGAGCAGATTATACGTCATAGCAGGGAAGAACTGGAGAAATTTGAGCAGATTTATGATCAGTATGATTATCGGCGTCAATTGGTGGAAGCGGCGCTGGCCGCTCATAACATCAGGCTTTGTGATTTAGCCGCGGTAGTGGGGCGCGGCGGTCCTTTGAAACCGATGGCCAGCGGTACCTATAGGGTAAACGAAACGATGGCCGCGGATTTAAAGGTAGGTGTACAAACTGAACATGCCTCCAATCTGGGGGGGTTATTGGCCAGAGGCCTTGCCGGTCAGGCGGGGATTCCGGCGTTTATTGTTGATCCGGTGAGTGTGGATGAACTGGAGCCGGTAGCGAGAATTACCGGGTTGCCGGAAATCTCCCGCCGCAGTTTGTTTCATGCCCTTAATCTAAAAGCGGTTGCCCATCGCGTGGCTGGGGATTTAGGCAAAACCTACGACGCCCTGACCTTAATCCTGGTTCACCTGGGGGGCGGCATATCGGTCGGAATCCAACAGAACGGGCGCATGATTGATGTAACAAATCCTAATGATGCCGGCCCATTTTCGCCGGAACGCGCTGGTGGCTTACCTTCCCACGCCTTAGTGAATATGTGCTTTACGGGCGATTATACATTGGCGGCTATTAAAAAGAAGCTGATTGGGCAGGCGGGTCTGGTTGCTCACCTCGGCACTAATGACGGCCGGGAGATTGAGGATCGTATTATGGACGGCGACACTAAGGCCGCGCTTATTTACGAAGCTATGGCCTATCAGATAGCCAAGGAGATCGGGGCTATGGCCACCGTAGTCCGGGGCCGGCTCGATGCCATTGTCCTAACCGGTGGTCTGGCCCACTCCCGGCTGCTGACCAATATGATTTGTGAGCGGGTGGCGTTTATCAGTCAGGTGCTGCTCTACCCCGGTGAGGATGAATGTGCCGCCCTGGCGGCAGGCGCACTCCGGATATTGCGCGGGGAAGAAGAAGCGAAAATCTATGAATAG
- the spo0A gene encoding sporulation transcription factor Spo0A, which produces MVMARETIKVAIADDNKEFSEILQECLNREPDIELVGVAFNGEQMLSIIEEKAPDVIVLDIIMPHLDGIGVLERINVSPNKRPKIIMLTAFGQENITQRVVELGADYYVLKPFNMDVLINRIRQLAGTFITVRPVAAATAQVVKTRPMDVEVTNIIREIGIPAHIKGYQYLRDAIMMIIAEVELLGAVTKVLYPMIAEKYSTTPSRVERAIRHAIEVAWNRGNIEMINKLFGYTIKLDKGKPTNSEFMAMIADKLRMEMRAS; this is translated from the coding sequence ATGGTAATGGCAAGAGAAACAATTAAGGTGGCTATCGCTGACGACAATAAGGAGTTTTCGGAGATTTTACAGGAATGTCTTAACAGAGAGCCTGATATTGAGTTGGTTGGGGTAGCCTTTAACGGAGAGCAGATGTTATCTATCATTGAAGAAAAAGCTCCGGATGTCATAGTTTTAGATATAATTATGCCGCATTTAGACGGAATTGGTGTCTTGGAGCGTATTAATGTTTCCCCGAACAAGCGCCCGAAGATTATCATGCTGACTGCATTTGGTCAGGAGAATATTACGCAGCGGGTAGTAGAACTGGGTGCTGATTATTATGTGTTAAAACCATTTAACATGGACGTACTGATTAACCGCATCAGACAACTTGCCGGTACTTTCATTACCGTCCGGCCGGTAGCCGCCGCCACTGCCCAGGTCGTCAAAACCCGGCCTATGGATGTGGAAGTGACAAACATTATCCGGGAGATTGGTATTCCGGCCCATATCAAAGGTTACCAATATCTGCGCGATGCGATTATGATGATTATTGCCGAAGTAGAACTATTGGGAGCCGTAACGAAAGTTCTTTATCCGATGATTGCGGAAAAATACTCTACCACCCCCAGCCGGGTCGAACGGGCCATCCGCCATGCGATTGAGGTTGCCTGGAACCGGGGAAATATTGAAATGATCAATAAGCTGTTTGGCTATACAATCAAACTGGATAAAGGCAAACCGACTAACTCTGAATTTATGGCAATGATTGCTGATAAACTGCGCATGGAAATGAGAGCCAGTTAG
- the spoIVB gene encoding SpoIVB peptidase has protein sequence MTRFNRLLSSRLIWAVLIISAIFAFCLSPQFRSIYGLPVHIRIIEGESALFDVNFPLTVNVRHDGGSIRVQTHATLPIIALSRPVSLEPVKLGQSTVEFKLFGIIPFRTVQVDVLPPVRLVPGGHSIGVMLRSQGVIVVGNSPVLNMQGQYVTPAKDAGITVGDVIISINGIPVQSDTQVAEIIDDNGKNNRAIDVLIKRAEGQQHINVSPALCHDTKRYRIGLFVRDSAAGVGTLSFYEPDSKIYGALGHIITDSDTNQPIDCEQGKIVLATVSGIQHGTRGHPGEKIGVFIEEDQLLGHINKNTPFGIYGELTATLPNEKYPQAIPIASMSQVQVGPAEMLTVVDGQTIEQFSIEIQKINLQEIPESKGLVIKVTDPKLIEKTGGIVQGMSGSPIIQNGKIVGAVTHVFVHDPTSGYGCFVDWMLMESGIIPKKERNSARKLFTFSGSFSASAAPSAAA, from the coding sequence ATGACAAGATTTAACCGGCTATTGAGCAGCAGGCTGATTTGGGCAGTATTAATTATCAGCGCAATCTTTGCATTTTGTCTTTCTCCCCAATTCCGCAGTATTTACGGTCTTCCCGTGCATATCCGGATTATCGAAGGTGAGTCAGCCTTATTTGATGTAAATTTTCCGTTGACCGTTAACGTCAGGCATGATGGTGGCAGTATCCGGGTCCAAACCCATGCAACCTTACCAATCATTGCCTTATCGCGGCCGGTATCGCTTGAACCTGTCAAACTCGGACAATCCACTGTCGAGTTTAAGCTGTTTGGAATAATACCCTTTCGTACGGTGCAGGTGGATGTATTGCCGCCCGTTAGGCTGGTTCCAGGCGGACATTCGATTGGTGTCATGCTGCGATCCCAAGGTGTCATTGTTGTCGGTAATTCACCGGTCCTCAATATGCAGGGCCAGTATGTAACACCGGCCAAAGATGCCGGCATTACAGTAGGCGATGTCATTATCAGCATTAATGGCATTCCGGTGCAAAGCGACACACAGGTAGCCGAAATTATTGATGATAACGGGAAAAATAACCGCGCCATTGATGTGCTGATTAAGCGCGCAGAAGGACAGCAACATATTAATGTGTCACCGGCGTTATGTCATGATACCAAACGTTATCGAATTGGTTTGTTTGTGCGCGACAGTGCCGCCGGCGTTGGCACCCTGTCTTTTTATGAACCGGATTCAAAAATCTACGGGGCTCTCGGTCATATTATTACTGACAGTGACACAAACCAGCCGATTGACTGCGAACAAGGCAAGATCGTGCTGGCCACCGTCTCCGGCATTCAACACGGCACCAGGGGCCATCCCGGAGAGAAGATTGGCGTATTTATTGAAGAAGATCAATTGCTGGGACATATTAATAAAAATACCCCTTTTGGCATTTATGGCGAATTAACCGCTACCCTGCCGAATGAGAAATATCCCCAGGCAATTCCGATCGCTTCTATGAGCCAGGTGCAGGTAGGGCCGGCGGAAATGCTGACAGTAGTTGACGGACAGACAATTGAACAGTTCAGTATTGAAATCCAGAAAATAAATTTACAGGAAATACCGGAAAGCAAAGGCTTGGTTATTAAAGTAACTGATCCCAAATTAATCGAAAAGACCGGTGGTATCGTCCAGGGTATGAGCGGCAGTCCCATTATTCAAAACGGTAAAATAGTCGGTGCCGTTACCCATGTTTTTGTCCATGATCCAACAAGCGGTTATGGCTGCTTCGTGGACTGGATGCTCATGGAAAGCGGTATAATCCCGAAAAAAGAACGCAATTCAGCCAGAAAACTATTTACGTTTTCTGGCAGTTTTTCTGCTAGCGCCGCTCCGTCCGCCGCGGCCTGA
- the recN gene encoding DNA repair protein RecN, which translates to MLKSLTVVNFALIDKAHIEFVPGLNILTGETGAGKSILIDALSAIIGGRASGDSIRSGTDYFRIEAVFDIAGIDSLHSFLDKQGIAVDDGGTVIIARRLSKHGKNTIHINGCQATLGMLRQICEKLVDMHGQHENQALLKPETHLELTDAFATGIKTKLVQYRSAYREWQKVKNELAAISRDSRERLQREEMLTWQTQEIAAAALAPNEEEQLVSQVKVLANAEKISHAVSRSYMLLSQGNKGFNGIIACLTDIKRDLASAARFDETINQQVEIVAEALYQLEETMGELRDYRENMDFNPAKLAKLEDRLDIIHRLKKKYGATVQEILTYSEQAAEELAAITHYDERINSLEQQEAELKRQMQEFANELDRLRQLAGAEMGRQISGHLGDLGMPKAQFIVDVKRNDQYSATGANDVVFLFSANPGEEPRLLQKVASGGELSRLALAIKTVCAEREETATMVFDEVDAGIGGQTAQKMAEKIARIAAFDKQVLCITHLPQIASMADSHIYIEKIIAEERTVTRVTRLTPESQLKELARMASGDLTQLSLENAAQMLEKSMKKKANWKYKA; encoded by the coding sequence ATGTTAAAGTCACTTACTGTCGTCAATTTTGCCCTGATTGATAAGGCGCATATTGAATTTGTACCTGGTCTTAATATCCTGACCGGAGAAACAGGGGCCGGCAAATCCATTTTAATCGATGCCCTGTCAGCCATTATTGGCGGCAGAGCCTCCGGTGACTCTATCCGTTCAGGTACTGATTATTTCCGTATCGAGGCAGTTTTTGACATAGCAGGTATTGATAGCCTGCACTCCTTTCTGGATAAGCAGGGGATTGCTGTTGATGATGGCGGCACGGTAATTATTGCCCGCCGCTTAAGCAAACATGGCAAGAATACTATTCATATCAACGGTTGCCAGGCAACGCTGGGCATGCTGCGGCAAATTTGTGAAAAACTTGTGGATATGCATGGTCAACACGAAAATCAAGCCCTGTTAAAGCCGGAAACCCATCTGGAACTTACCGATGCTTTTGCCACCGGCATAAAAACCAAACTTGTACAATACCGCAGTGCTTACCGGGAATGGCAAAAAGTTAAAAATGAATTAGCCGCCATCAGCCGGGATTCCCGGGAACGCCTGCAGCGCGAAGAGATGCTTACCTGGCAAACGCAGGAGATTGCCGCTGCCGCCTTAGCGCCAAATGAAGAAGAGCAGCTGGTAAGCCAGGTTAAGGTTCTGGCTAATGCCGAAAAAATTTCTCACGCCGTATCCCGTTCCTACATGCTGTTGAGTCAGGGAAATAAAGGCTTTAATGGCATCATAGCCTGCCTGACTGATATAAAAAGGGATCTGGCGTCGGCCGCCCGCTTTGATGAGACCATTAATCAGCAGGTGGAGATTGTAGCTGAAGCACTGTACCAGCTGGAAGAAACCATGGGTGAACTTAGGGATTATCGTGAAAATATGGATTTTAACCCGGCTAAGCTAGCTAAGCTGGAAGACCGGCTTGATATCATCCACCGGCTGAAAAAAAAATACGGGGCAACCGTCCAGGAGATATTGACGTATTCTGAGCAGGCGGCTGAGGAATTGGCGGCCATTACGCATTATGATGAACGAATAAACAGCCTTGAGCAGCAGGAAGCTGAACTTAAGCGGCAAATGCAAGAGTTCGCCAATGAGCTTGACCGGCTAAGGCAGCTGGCAGGAGCGGAAATGGGCCGGCAAATCTCCGGCCACCTGGGTGATCTGGGGATGCCTAAAGCCCAATTTATCGTCGATGTTAAACGCAATGACCAATATTCAGCAACCGGCGCCAATGATGTCGTTTTTCTATTTTCGGCCAATCCGGGAGAAGAACCCCGGTTATTACAGAAAGTTGCCTCTGGCGGCGAATTGTCGCGGCTCGCCCTGGCCATAAAAACGGTTTGCGCCGAACGTGAGGAAACGGCCACTATGGTATTTGATGAAGTTGATGCCGGCATTGGCGGCCAAACCGCGCAAAAGATGGCGGAAAAAATTGCCAGAATTGCGGCATTCGATAAACAGGTTTTATGTATCACCCACCTGCCGCAAATTGCTTCGATGGCCGACAGCCATATTTACATCGAAAAAATTATTGCCGAAGAGAGGACAGTAACCCGGGTAACCCGGCTGACCCCTGAGAGTCAATTGAAAGAATTGGCGCGAATGGCCTCAGGCGATTTAACCCAGCTTTCCCTGGAGAATGCGGCCCAGATGTTAGAAAAGTCAATGAAAAAAAAAGCAAATTGGAAATATAAAGCGTAA
- the argR gene encoding arginine repressor — MKALRHSKTKEIIDRYIIETQEDLAEALSKHGIDVTQATVSRDIKELMLIKVPTGDGRYRYAFPPEQNVIMSQARLERTFRDSIVAIDFSQNIVVLRTLPGTAQAVAYTIDYVKWPEIIGTVAGDDTIFVLVKPLEAVPQVIAKFRSLMGSGIGVV; from the coding sequence TTGAAGGCTTTGCGGCACTCAAAGACGAAAGAGATTATTGACCGCTATATAATCGAAACCCAGGAAGACCTGGCTGAGGCTCTGAGTAAACATGGTATTGATGTTACCCAGGCAACTGTTTCCCGTGATATTAAAGAGCTTATGCTGATTAAGGTGCCGACAGGGGATGGCCGGTACCGGTATGCATTTCCCCCCGAACAAAATGTCATTATGTCCCAGGCCCGGCTGGAGCGAACGTTTCGGGACTCGATTGTTGCCATTGATTTCAGTCAGAATATTGTCGTTCTCCGCACCCTGCCGGGAACCGCCCAGGCTGTGGCTTATACGATCGACTATGTGAAATGGCCTGAGATTATTGGCACAGTAGCCGGTGATGATACTATTTTTGTCCTTGTAAAACCACTGGAGGCTGTGCCGCAGGTTATTGCTAAATTCCGGTCGCTCATGGGTAGTGGAATCGGCGTGGTTTGA
- a CDS encoding tRNA (mnm(5)s(2)U34)-methyltransferase, translating into MQVVNAVMMAQRLLKPRLATAGLVVDATAGNGQDTLFLAANTPAATVVWAFDIQSQALTNTKELLAKYEVAAKVHLVLDSHAHITRYIKQPVDAAMFNLGYLPGGDHKLSTLPQTTIQAIAQTLQLLNTEGLMTIAAYPGYEQGRLELRELHQYLAAIDQKKFSVACWSMVNQTNFPPILYLIEKKRSG; encoded by the coding sequence ATGCAAGTGGTTAATGCCGTTATGATGGCGCAGCGGCTGCTGAAGCCCAGGCTGGCCACTGCCGGTCTGGTTGTTGATGCTACCGCCGGCAATGGTCAAGATACTTTGTTTCTGGCGGCTAATACTCCTGCTGCCACTGTTGTCTGGGCTTTTGATATTCAATCCCAGGCTCTCACGAACACAAAGGAGCTGCTTGCCAAATATGAAGTAGCGGCTAAGGTTCACCTTGTTTTGGACAGTCACGCTCATATAACCCGCTACATAAAACAGCCGGTAGACGCAGCCATGTTCAATCTGGGCTATCTGCCGGGCGGCGATCATAAACTAAGCACGCTGCCGCAAACAACCATCCAGGCAATTGCGCAAACGCTGCAATTGCTCAATACCGAAGGTCTGATGACAATCGCGGCCTATCCCGGTTATGAGCAGGGCCGGCTGGAGCTACGGGAATTGCATCAGTATCTGGCTGCTATTGATCAAAAAAAGTTTTCTGTTGCCTGCTGGTCAATGGTAAACCAAACGAACTTTCCGCCAATTCTATATCTGATTGAGAAGAAAAGGAGTGGATAG
- a CDS encoding NAD(+)/NADH kinase → MLTIGLFPNTKKQSISTVLGWIVQYFKERNVNVVLPEEAALELKCTHLAGKMECVKNDITFGITLGGDGTLLHTAREIAPFGIPVCGVNMGNLGFLTEIEVPDLNIALDRLLGGDYYIEERLMLDALVIRNGSPIYISPALNDVVVAKGGFSRMIKLKLFIDEELTADYPADGLIIATSTGSTGYSLSSGGPIINPELKVIVITPICPHTLHSRALVISENAEIKVRMQAAHDDIVLTVDGQTVYNLLPDDTVVVRRSPFRARFIRFTGKSYYEKLRTKLRRGDQHASG, encoded by the coding sequence GTGTTGACTATCGGGCTGTTTCCCAACACAAAAAAACAGAGTATCAGTACAGTGTTGGGCTGGATTGTGCAGTATTTTAAGGAACGCAATGTTAACGTGGTGCTGCCGGAAGAGGCTGCTTTGGAACTTAAGTGTACTCATTTGGCCGGAAAAATGGAATGTGTAAAAAATGATATTACTTTCGGCATTACCCTGGGGGGGGACGGAACACTTTTACATACTGCCCGGGAGATTGCTCCCTTCGGTATTCCTGTCTGTGGTGTAAATATGGGGAACCTTGGCTTCTTAACTGAGATTGAGGTGCCTGATCTGAATATTGCCTTAGACAGGTTGCTGGGCGGTGATTATTATATCGAAGAACGCCTGATGCTGGATGCCCTTGTCATCCGCAATGGCAGTCCTATTTACATCTCACCGGCCTTAAATGACGTTGTTGTCGCCAAAGGCGGCTTCTCACGCATGATAAAATTAAAATTGTTTATCGATGAAGAGCTGACGGCCGACTACCCTGCCGATGGCCTGATTATTGCCACTTCAACCGGTTCAACAGGCTACTCGTTATCCTCAGGCGGGCCTATTATTAACCCGGAACTGAAAGTAATCGTTATTACGCCAATCTGCCCGCATACACTGCATTCACGGGCCCTGGTTATTTCCGAAAATGCAGAAATTAAAGTACGGATGCAGGCGGCTCATGATGATATTGTCCTTACCGTAGACGGGCAAACCGTGTATAATCTGCTGCCAGACGATACGGTAGTGGTCCGGCGCTCCCCTTTTCGGGCCCGCTTCATCCGGTTTACCGGCAAGAGCTATTATGAGAAACTGCGTACTAAATTACGGCGAGGCGACCAGCATGCAAGTGGTTAA